The Microlunatus antarcticus DNA segment GCGACGTCGAGGGACTTGACCAGGTCCGCTGTGGCGGCGGAGGCGGGGCGGGTCCCGATCAGCGCCGAGGTCAGCACGACCCCGCAGGCGAGGAACAGCGCGAGCAGCAGCCGAGAGGCCCGGCTGAGCCCACCGCTGCGGGCGGCGGACGTGCCCGGACGGGTCATCGGTTCCTCCGGTTCCGGGCGGCCAACGCCCGCTCGGCCTCACGTCGACCCTCGCGCTCGGCGAGCGTGTGCCGCTTGTCGTACTCCCGCTTGCCGGTGCCGAGGGCGAGCTCGACCTTGGCGTAGCCGTCGTTGAAGTAGAGCGACAGCGGGATCAGCGTCATCGACCCGGTGGTGCCCAGCTCGCGGGAGATCTTGTCGATCTCGCGGCGGTTGAGCAGCAGCTTGCGGGTGCGACGGGCCGTGTGGTTGGTCCACGTGCCGTGGCTGTACTCGGGGATGTTGGCGCCGCGCAGCCACACCTCCCCGTCGTCCAGGGTGGCGTAGGCGTCGGTCAGGTTCGCGTGACCGGCCCGCAGGGACTTGACCTCGGTCCCGCTGAGGACGAGGCCCGCCTCCCACGTGTCGTGGATGGTGTAGTCGTGCCTCGCCTTCTTGTTCGAGGCGACGAGGTTGCGGCCCTTCTCCTTCGGCATGTGATCCATTCTCCCTGCTCGAAGGGTCGACCGGCGTCCCGCCTCCGTGATCGGAGGCGGGACGGGGGCTGGGATCAGCCCAGGGTCGAGGTGTCGATGACGAAGCGGTAGCGGACGTCGCTGTTGACGACCCGGTCCCACGCCTCGTTGATCTTGCTGGCCGGAATGACCTCGATCTCGGCGCCCAGACCGTGCTCGGCGCAGAAGTCGAGCATCTCCTGGGTCTCGGGGATCCCGCCGATGCTGGAGCCCGCGAGGCTGCGCCGACCCGGCAGCAGCGAGAAGGCCTTGACCGACATCGGGTGCTCGGGAGCGCCGACCTCGACCAGGGTGCCGTCGACCGCGAGGAGACCCATGTACGCGTCGAGGTCCAGGTTGGCCGAGACCGTGTTGACGATGAGGTCGAACGAGCCCGCGAGCTTCTCGAAGGTCTCAGGCTCGCTCGTGGCGTAGTAGGAGTCGGCCCCGAGACGGAGACCGTCCTCCTGCTTCTTGAGCGACTGGCTCAGGACGGTGACTTTCGCGCCCATGGCGTGGGCGATCTTGACGCCCATGTGGCCGAGGCCGCCGAGGCCGATGATCGCGACGTTCTTGCCCGGGCCCGCGTTCCAGTGGTTCAGCGGGGAGTAGAGGGTGATGCCGGCGCAGAGCAGCGGGGCGGCCTCGTCGAGCTCGATGCCCTCGGGGATGCGCAGGGCGAAGTCCTGCTCGACCACGAGGTGGGTGGAGTAGCCACCGGCGGTCGGCTTGCCGTCACGGCCGATGCCGCCGTACGTGCCGATGTTGCCGTTGAGGCAGTACTGCTCCAGGCCCTTCTGGCAGCTGTCGCACTCGCGGCAGGAGTCGACGAGGCAGCCGACGCCGACGCGGTCGCCGACCTGGTGCTTGCTGACCTCGGAGCCGACCTCGGCGACGACGCCGGCGATCTCGTGCCCGACGACGATCGGCCAGCCGGCGTCGCCCCACTCGCCGCGCGCGGTGTGGATGTCGGAGTGGCAGATGCCGGCGAACTTGATGTCGATCAGGATCTCGGTCGGGCCGACGTCGCGGCGCTCGATCGTGGTGGGCTCGAGCGGCGCGGTGGCGCTCGGGGCGGCGTAGGCGTGCACGGTCAGCATGGGGACTCCTCTGGTCAGGGACTCGCCGGCCCGGTGCGGCACCCGGAAAGACCGGGCCGCAGCACGCGGGCTCGTGACGGCGGCGTCGAGGTCGGCGAAGGCCGGCACTGACTGCACACCGCGGCGAACACGGGATCCCCACCCTACGCGCGCAGCCGGAACGCCCCGGAGACCCCGAACGCCGGGGCAGAACCCCCTTCCCCGGCGGTCCTGCCCCGGCGAGTCGCACCGGGGGGTGTTCTGGGCCGGGGCTCTCCCCCGGCTGGTCGTGCGGCCCGCCGTCAGGCGGTCGGCTCGGTCAGTACCAGCTCATCGGGTTCACCATGCCGCCGTTCAGCCACACCATGAGGTGGAGGTGGCAGCCGGTGGAGTAGCCGGTCGTCCCGACGTACCCGATGACCTGGCCCTGCTTGACGTGGTCCCCGACGCCAACCACGTAGCGGATCGCGTGGTTGTAGCCGGTGGTCACGTACTTCCCGTCGACCTTGCCGTGGTCGATCATCAGCCGGTTGCCGTAACCCGCGTTGTAGTACTTCTCGGCCACGACGCCGTCGGCGGCCGCGTGGATGGCCGCGCCGCAGCCGGCGCCGAAGTCGGTGCCGTCGTGCAGCTTCCAGACGTGCAGCACGGGGTGCAGGCGCATCCCGTACGGCGACGTGATCGGCGCGCTCACCGGGTAGATGAAGCCGTGGTGCGAGCCGGAGGACGAGGTGCTGGCGCTGCTCGCGGCCCGGGGGGCGGCGACGCGGGCGCTGCTGGTCGAGCGGGAGGCCCGCTTCGGGGACGACGCCTTCGAGCGGGCGGCCGCGCGGGCCTCGGCCTTGGCCGCCGCCACCTGACGTGCCGCCTCCTTCGCCGCCGCGGCCTTGGCCGCTGCCTTCTGCTTGGCCACCCGGACGGCGATGCGGTTCTCCACCGTCGCGCGCTCGGCGGTGAGCTTGGCGTAGTGCGACCGGTCCTGCGCGACGTCCTGGGCGGCGGCCTTCTCGATGGCCTGCTGCTGCACGAGGTGCCCGGCGACGGCGGCGGCGGCGGAGCTCGCCTGCGCCTCGAGCCGGCGGGTCTGCGCCAGCGAGTCGGCGGCCTCGGCGCGGTCGTCCGCCACCTTCTTCTCGGCCTTGGCCAGCGACGCGCGCTTGGCCTTGAGCTGGGTCTCGAGCGCGAGCAGCGCGTCGATCTTGGACTGCGTCGTGTCGAGCATGGTGGTCGCCCACTGCATGCGGGTCGCCAGGTCCGTCGTGCTGTGGGAGGTCAGCACGGCGATCGGCATGAGGTTGGTCTGCTGCTGGTACTGGTTCCGCACGATGACGCCGACCATCTGCTTCTTGGCGTCGAGCCGCTCCTGGCAGTCCAGCACCGCCGCGCGCGCCTTGGCCAGGTCGGCCTGGGCCCGCTTGAGCTTGCCGGCGAGCCGGACGTCGTCGGCCTTGGCCGTCGCGAGCGCCGACCGGGCCTGGGCCAGCTCGGCCTGGGCGGAGGCCAGCTGGCTCGCCACCCGGTCGACCTGGACGCCCGCGTTGCTGAGCGCCGCGCTCGACTCGCTGAGGTCGGCCTTGGTCCGGCTGATCTGCGACTTGAGCTCCGAGCGCTGGTCGGTGAGGTCGTCGGCCTGCGCCGTCGAGATCACGAGCCCGCCGGAGAGGGCGACCACGAGGGCACCCGTCAGCACGAGGGCGTTCAGGCGGCCGCCGAGGCGGGTCGGTCGATGACCAGTGAGCGTGCCCGAGGGCAGGTCGTCGGCGACCGGAGCGTCGGTGAGGACGCGGGGAAGGTCCGGCACAGCGTTCGTCCAATCGAGGTCCGTCGGAGTCCCGATGCGGCCGTTCGCGGCGGCCGAAGGGTGACTCTCAACTACAGATCGAGATTCTGGGGAGAATCCCGGTGTGTCGGTCAGGGTGACCAACGGGCCGGATGGTAGGCAGAACGCCCGTACGGGCGGCAACCCCTTGCACTCGAGTCACAAGAGGCTCAGGCGTAACTCAGGGTGAAGGCTTCATCGAGAGTTCAGCAGAGCGGGTTCAGCAGCACAGGAACCGCGGAAACGTCAAGGGTCGATGTTCTCGAGGGTGCTCGAACGGGTCAGACCACGGTCTTCGATGTGGCGACGCCAGTTCCACCGGTAACGGGCGTAACGACGCCCTCTGAGCCTGTTCGGAGGGTGAGAGCCAGTCGGCTGGCCGAACGACGACGGAGAAGCCCACCTCTTCGAGGCCCTTCGACAAGCTCAGGGAGCGTTCTCGCGCGAAGCCAGCTCGGGGCGCGCGAGCCGCGCAAGGCGTAGCCGCGGAGGGACGACACAGCCGCGCAACCTGCAGCCTGAGCGGCTGTGTGCAGGGTGCGCGGCTGAGTTCGCGGGCGGGCAGTGACCCCGGTTCACGGGGCCGTGGGTCAGACGCGCAGGTACTTGCGGGTCGTGACGATGGTCGGGACGACCGAGAGGACGACGCCGACGATGATGACGCCGAGCATGGCGAGGCCGGTCTGGTTCCAGCCGATCCAGGGGATCGACCGGATGGCGGGCTCAGCCTTCTGCATGACGATGAAGTAGACGCCGGCCGCGAGCGTGCCGCAGGCCAGCGCGGCGCCGACGAGCGCGGAGAACACGGCCTCGAAGAGGAACGGCAGCGTGATGTAGAGGTTGCTGGCCCCCACGAGCCGCATGATGCCGATCTCGCGCCGTCGGGCGAAGGCCGCCAGCCGGATCGTGTTGCCGATCTGGAGGGCCGCGGCGAGCAGCAGCAGCGCCGACGTGGCGATGGTCCCCCACTGGACGAGGTTGAGGGCGTTGAAGAAGGGGTCGAGGTACTGGCGGAGGTCTTGGACCTTCTGCACCCCGCGCAGCCCCTGGACGGAGCTGACGACGCCCTCGTACTCCTCCGGGTTCTTGAGCTTGACCCGGAACGACTCCTGCATCTGGTCGACGGTGAGGGAGTCGCGGATGGGGCTGCCCGCGTACGCCTTCTGGAACTCGTCGTACGCGGCCTGCTTGTCCTCGAAGTAGACGCCGTTGCCGGCGACCTCGGGGTTGCTCAGCAGCGTCTGCTGGATGACCTGCTTCTGCGCGTCGGTCGCGTCCTGACCCGGGTCGCAGTTGTCGCCCTGGACGTCGCTGGTGCACAGGAAGATCGAGATCTCGATCTTGTCGTACCAGCGGCCCTTCATGAGGTCGACCTGCTGGCTGGCCAGCAGGCCCGCCCCGAACAGGGACAGGGAGACCCACATGGTCATGATGACCGCGAGGGTCATCGTCAGGTTCTGCCGGAGACCGGCTCGGGTCTCGGAGAAGATGTGGCGGAAACGCATCAACGGTCCTTACTCGGGCTCACTGGTAGCCGTAGACGCCGCGGCTCTGGTCGCGGACGACCTCGCCGTCGTCGAGCTCGATCACGCGCTTGCGCATCTGGTCCACGATCGTCGAGTCGTGGGTCGCCATGAGGACGGTGGTGTCCGCCCGGTTGATCCGGTCGAGCAGCTTCATGATGCCGATGCTGGTCGCCGGGTCGAGGTTCCCGGTCGGCTCGTCGGCGATGAGGATCATCGGCCGGTTGACGAAGGCCCGCGCGATCGCCACGCGCTGCTGCTCCCCGCCGGACAGCTCCTCGGGCAGCCGACCGCCCTTGCCGTCGAGACCCACGAGCTCGAGCACCTCCGGCACCACCCGCTTGATGGTCGACGGCGGCTTGCCGATGACCTGCAGGGCGAAGGCGACGTTCTCGGTGACGGTCTTGTTCGGCAGCAGGCGGAAGTCCTGGAACACGGTCCCGATCTGGCGCCGCATCGCGGGGATCTTCCAGCTGTGCAGGCGACCGAGGTCGCGGCCGGCCACGAAGACCTTGCCGCGGGTCGCGCGCTGCTCGCGCAGGATCAGCCGCAGGAACGTCGACTTGCCCGACCCGGACGCGCCGACGAGGAAGACGAACTCACCCTTGTCGATGTCGACGTTGACGCGGTCGAGCGCCGCGCGGCGCTGCCCGTCGTAGGTCTTGGAGACGCTCTCGAATCGAATCACAGCTGGGTCCCGGCCGGGTAGGAGGATCCGCGCCCAGCGCAGGGCTGGGCCGGACGGCCGCGTCCACTGTAGGTGAGCGCGGCGCTCACCCGCCTGACCTCGGGGCCGGGCGTGCCGCGCGTCATCGGCTCAGCCGACGTGGTCACGCATCCGCCAGCGGATGCCCGAGTCGATGAACCCGTCGATGTCGCCGTCGAAGACCGCGTCGGGCGAGGAGACCTCGAAGTCGGTCCGCAGGTCCTTGACCATCTGGTACGGGTGCAGCACGTACGAGCGCATCTGCGAGCCCCAGCTGTTGCCGCCGTCGCCCTTGAGCGCGTTCATCTCGGCCTCGCGGTCGTGCCGCGCCTTCTCCAGCAGCCGCGACTGCAGCACGCGGAGCGCGGCGGCCTTGTTCTGCAGCTGGGACTTCTCGTTCTGGCAGGAGACGACGATGCCGGTCGGCAGGTGGGTGAGGCGCACGGCCGAGTCGGTCGTGTTGACGCTCTGCCCGCCCGGCCCGGAGGACCGGAACACGTCGACGCGGATGTCGGCCTCGGGGATCTCGATGTGGTCGGTCGACTCCGTGACCGGCAGCACCTCGACGCCCGCGAACGACGTCTGGCGGCGGCCCTGGTTGTCGAACGGGGAGATCCGGACGAGGCGGTGGGTGCCCTGCTCGACCGACAGGGTCCCGTACGCGTACGGCGCCCGCACCTGGAACGTCGTCGACTTGATCCCCGCCTCCTCGGCGTAGGAGGTGTCGAAGACCTCGGTCGGGTACTTGTGGCGCTCCGCCCAGCGCAGGTACATCCGCTGCAGCATCTCGGCGAAGTCGGCCGCGTCGATCCCGCCCGCCTCGGAGCGGATCGTCACGAGGGCCTCGCGCTGGTCGTACTCCCCGGCCATCAGCGTCCGCACCTCGAGGGCGTCGATCGTCTTGCGCAGCGCGCTCAGCTCGTGCTCCGCCTCGACCATGCTGGCGTCGTCGCTCTCCTCCTGGCCGAGCTCGACGAGGACCGCGAGGTCGTCGAGGCGGGAGTGCAGCGCGGTCAGCCGGTCGACGTCGGACTGGAGCAGGGAAAGCCGCGAGGTGACCTGCTGGGCGTGGTCCACGTCGTCCCAGAGGTCGGGTGCGGACACCTGCTGCTCGAGGTCGGCGATCTCCAGGCGCTTGCCGGCAGGGTCGAGCACCGCCTCGATCGAGGCCAGCGCCCGCTCGAGGTCGGGGATCTCCACGGAGAAGTCGGTACCAGCCACGACATGCGAGTCTAGGGCGCTCGCGGAGGCGGAGCTCCTGGATGGACCCGCGGCGCCCGGACGAGAGGACCCCAGATGCCCGAGGTCGTCCTGGCCGTCGACGTCGGCGGCACGAAGATCGCGCTGGCCCTGGTCGACGACGAGGGCACGGTCCTGGCCGAGGACGTGCGCCCGACCCGTCCCGAGCCCGACCCGCTCCGGGTGGTCGAGCCGCTGCTCGAGGGCATCGCCGCGATCGCCGCGCGGCTGCCTGCCACCTCCGACCCGCTGCGGGTGGGCGTCTCGTCGGCCGGACCGCTCGACGGTCCCGCGGGCACGGTCTCGCCGGTGAACATCCCCGCCTGGCGCGACTTCCCGCTGGTCGACCACGTACGCCGCGCCGCCGCCGAGGCGTCGGGTCGACGGGCGGTGGTCGGGCTGGCCAACGACGGGCACTGCTTCGCCCTCGGCGAGCACTGGCTCGGGGCGGCCCGCGACGTGGCGTCGATGGTCGGGATGGTCCTGTCCACCGGCGTCGGCGCGGGCGCCGTGCTCGAGGACCGGCTGTTCGGCGGCACGACCGGGAACGCGGTCCACCTCGGCCACATCAGCGTGAACGCGTGGGGCGCCCGCTGCGTCTGCGGCGGGCACGGCTGCGTCGAGATGTACGCCCGGGGCCCCGCCCTGGTCGCCGCGGCACGGGCGCGCGGCTGGGCCGGCGGCGACGACGCCCGCGCGCTGACCGCTGACGCACGTTTCGGGGACGCGGTCGCGCTCGCGGTCATCGACGAGGGCATGCGCGCCCTCGCCGCCGGGATCGCCACCACGGCGACCGAGCTGGACGTGACGACGTTCGTCCTCGGCGGCGGCGTCTCGCGGGCGGGCGCCGTCATCTTCGACCCGCTGCGCCGGCACCTCGCCGACTTCGCCGCGCTCCCCTACGTCCGCGACCTCGAGGTCCGCCCGGCCGTGCTCGAGAACGCCGGCCTCCTCGGCGCCGCCGCCCTGGCGCTGCGGCTGGAGGTCTGACCCCGAACGCCCCCTCACGACCGTGCGCTACCGCACCTCCCATCGGGGTGCCCCGGTGCGGGAGCGCACGCTCGCGACGCCGCCCCCTGATCTGGTCCAAGGGCCCGGAACGGGTTGGTCTCCCCCTCGGCCACCAGCAAGAACACCGACCTCTTCGAGGCCCTTCGACCAGCTCAGGGGGCGCTTCCCTCGCGACTGCGCAGTTCGGCACCCTCCAAGCGCGTGTCGGCGCGCGCAAGTGCGCATCGACGCCTGCTGGGCTCGTCGACGGCGCCGGGCCGTTCTCGTGCTAGTCGGAGGCGCTGCGCGGCGTGGTGCTGTCCTCGTCGCCCGGCTCCTCGCCGGAGCTCTCGTCCTCGAGCGGGTCGTCGGAGTCGTCGGGCTCCGGGGTGCGGAGCTCCTCCACGCGGACGAACCGCTCCGAGCGCGGGGTCGTACGCAGCGGCCGGTCGCCGATCCAGATGAGGACGAAGGCCGCGAACGACACGGCGAGGGCCAGCACCGGTCCGAAGACGAGGACCCAGACCAGGACGAGGCCGAGGACGTCGAGCCCGAGGACCAAAAGCGCCGTACGCGGGACGAGCCGGCTGCGTCGGGCCCGCCAGGTCACGTAGCCGACCCACGGCACCATGGCCACGAGGGTCACGACGAGCGCGAAGCTCGACATCCCGCCCGTGAAGGCCCCTCCGACCAGGCGGAGCATCGCCGCGAGGGCGATGGCCCCCGTGAGCACGCCGAGCGCGGTGCGGGCCGCCAGGGTGGTCATGGCCGGTCAGCGTACGGGTCAGGCGTAGCCGAGGGCGGCCTGCAACGCGCGGACGCGGGCGAGGTCGTCGGCGAACCCGTCGGGCGAGGTGAGGTCGGGCTGCTCGTCGTCGCCGTTCACGACGTACTCCACCGTCTCCATCACGGCGCGCTGCTGGTGCGCGGTGAGGTCGTCCCAGTGGGTGAGCACGCGGGCCAGGCCCGCGTGGGCGGCGAAGGCGCGGTCGATGTCGAGGTGCTCGTTGCTGTTCAGCGCGCCCATGAGCATCGAGCGATGAGCCGCCAGGGTGTCCCGGAGCACCACCACCTCGTTCGTCACCCCTCCAGGTTAGGGCGTCCTCACCTGCTGCCCTGCCTGTTCCACCGCCCGGTGCGAGAATGGTGCGGCTCGTCGTCCGGACCGGTAGCGTGGCCCGGCCGCGGCGCGCGGGAGCATAGCTCAGCTGGTCAGAGCACCTGCCTTACAAGCAGGGGGTCGGGGGTTCGAGCCCCTCTGCTCCCACCCAGGCCGTCGGGGTTCCGTGGCACCAGGGTTTCTGTCATGGTTCGGGTGACCCCCGACCAAGGACGCCCCGATGACGCAAGTCCACGCCACCCCGGTGCCGACGCACCCCTCGCTCGCGCTCCCCCGACGCCTCGCGGCGGTGATCCTCGCCCTGCTGCTCGCCCTGGTCCTGACCACGGCCGGTTCGTCGACGCCGGCCTCGGCCGACGACCCCGACCCGCCCGTCCTCAGCGTGCCGGACCGGCTCGGCGTCTCCGGCTACGACCTCGAGACGGACGCCGTCGCCGACGTGGTGGCCGGCAGCACCGGCAACAACCTGCTGCTCCGCTTCGACGCGGGCGGCCCTCTCACCGACGGCACCGTCGTCCTCACGCTGCCGCGGCCGGCCTGGCGCTCGACCCTGCAGGTCGGCAACCGCCTCTTCCCCGACGACCCCTCCATCGCCGGGAGCGTCGTCGTCCGGCCGAGCGAGAAGCTAGGCGACCTCGGCCCCGACGACTGCCGCGGCACCTCGGGGCCGCCGACGGTCACGGTCCTCAACACGGCGAAGGCGCACATCGCCGTCGTCTCCCACCTGAGCTGCCTGCCCGGGCAGTCGGTGACGCTGAGGGTGTTCGACATTCGTGCGCCGAAGGCGACCGGACGCTACGCGCTCCCGGTGTCGGTCTCGGACGCGAGCGGTCAGCGCGAGCCGTCGCGGGTCACCGTGCGCGTGGTGCGCAAGCCCACCACGAGCCTCCGCGTCGACGTGCCGGCGAGCGTGCAGGTCGCCACCCCGACGCCGGTGCTGCTGCGGGCGCTCCGCCGCGACGGCCGCCTGGACACCGGCTACCGCGGCACGGTCCTCCTGCGCGCGGTCGACGCCCCGGACTGCACCTTCAGCCTGCGGACCACCCCAATCACGTTCACGGCCGAGGACGCCGGGGTGAAGGTGGTGAGCTTCTCCGTGAAGACGCCGCAGTCGCACCGGATCGACGTGGCCGACGTCGCCCACCGGGCGAACGCCGCGAGCAGCGGTCCCTACGAGGTCGTCGGCGAGTACGAGCCCACCACCTGCTCCGTCTCGTACCACTGACGCAGGACCCGCCTGGCGCCTGAGCCGGACTCAGGGCGCGCAGCGCTCCGCGAGCTCCCGGCTGGGTCCGGCAGCCACGGCCAGCCCGGCACGCTCGAAGCCGGCGACCGCCGCCTCGGCCTCCCGGTGCGCCGTGACCAGGTCACCCGTCGCCTCCGCGACGAGGGCCAGGGTCTGGTGCACGTCGGCAGCCGTCAGCTGGTTGCCGACCTGCTCGGCCAGGGCGAGCGCCCGCCGGGCCAGCGTGCGCGACCGGTCGTGCTCGCCCAGCAGGAAGAGCTCGCAGGCCCGGTTCCCGTACGCCATCGCGCGTCCGGCCTCGATGCCCGCCTGCTCGAAGGTGATCCCCGCGAGCCGGTAGGCGTCCTCCGCGGCACGGTGGTCACCCCGGTCCGCGTGCACCAGCCCGAGGTTCAGCTGGCACCCGCCCATCTCCTCCATCAGCCCCGCCTGGGTGGCGAGACGCAGGCCCTCGATGAGGGTGGTCGCGGCGGCGTCCAGCTCCCCTGAGGTCTGCTGCAGCGACCCGAGCAGCCGGAACGCGGTGCACAGCCCGGCCCGGTCACCGGCGCGCTCGAGGTTGTCGATCGCGCGCCGGACGTGCTCGCGCGCGGACGGGAGCTGGCCCAGCAGGGTCTCGGCCCGCACGAGCTGCAGCAGGAGCAGGCCGGCGACGCCGTCGGTCGGGTCCCCCGCGTCCAGGCCGACCTGCAGCGCGCCGACCGCCCCCTCGAGGTCCCCCGAGACCGAGAGCGCCCAGCTGCGCTCGTTGGCGAGCAGCCGCACGTCACCGCCCGCCCGGGCCGCGTCCGCCTCGTCGAGCAGGGCGAGCGCGTCCGCGTAGCGACCCTCGCGGCGCAGCACCGAGGCCTCACCCGCCCAGGACCGGGCGTCGCCGCCGCGCCGGCGCGCCTCGCGGTAGAGCTCGCGGGCCCGCGCGTGCTCGCCACGCTCGGCCCAGACGTCGGCCAGGTCGGTCGCGAGCTCGGCCAGCGCCTCGGGCGCCACGCTCCGGGCGGCCTGCACCGCCCGGGTGAGCGCCAGCACCGCGGAGTCCTGGGCGAGGAGGCGCCGGGCGTGCACGGCCGCACGCCGCAGCCACGGAAGGGCCCCGGCCAGGTCGCCGGCGAGGTAGAGGTGCTCGGCCCGCAGGGCGACGACCTCCTCCGACGGCTCGTCGACCGCGCCCAACGCGTCCGCGACCCGGGCGTGGAGGCGCTGCCGACGGCGCGTCGTGAGCCGGGCGACGAGCAGGTCGCGCACGAGCGCGTTCTCGAAGCGCCAGACGGCGACCGTCCCCGAGACCCCGTCCGCGGGCGCCGCCCGCAGGACGTCGGCCCGCACGAGCGCGTCGACCTGCCGGGCGCAGCTCTCCGGCGACAGACCGGTCACCTCGCGCAGCAGCGCCGGCGGGACGGTCAGGCCGATGACCGCGGCCGTCGTCGCCACCTGCGCGACCGCGGGTGGGAGGGCGTCGAGCCGCGCCGCGAGCAAGCCCTCGAGGGTGGCCGGCACCGTGTGCGCGCCCGTGACCAGCCGGGCGAAACCGTGCCGTTCTTCCAGCAGCCGCTCGAGGCGGAGCTGGCGGACCGTCTCGCGAACCATCAGGGGATTCCCCTGGCCCCGCTCGGAGACGTGGGCCACCAGGCGGTCGTCGGGGACCAGGCCGAGCTCGGCGGCGACGAGCTCGCGGACGTCCCCTGCGCCCAGCTCGGGCAGGCGCAGCGAGGTCCCCGTACGCGGGCCGTCCTCGTCCCGCGTGCCGAGGCAGAGCAGCACACCGGCCACGGGGTCGTCGACCAGCTGCCCCAGCACCTCCGCCGACGCGGTGTCGAAGCTCTGCAGCCCGTCGGCCAGCAGGACGACGGGGCCTCGCGTCACCAGGTCGAGGAGCCAGGCACGGACGGCGGCGTCGAGCTGTCGGCGGACCAGGTCGGGCGACCGGGGGTCGAGCGCGTCCCCAGCCCCGGCCCGCCCGACCAGGACCGCCGTGAGCCCCACGTCGGCCGGCGCCGCGTCGTCGGCCGCCAGCGCGTCCAGACGGTCCTCCGCGTCCGGGTACCGGTGCTGGAGGGCGGACGCGACGAGCGGGAGCACGCAACGGTAGGGGCTCTGGGCGTGGACCGCGCCGAGGAGCTCGACGACGGTGGCGCCGCCGACCCGCGCCGCACGGCCCACCTCGGCCAGCAGCCGCGACTTCCCCGACCCCGGCGGCCCGCTCACCCGCACCACGACGCCCTCGCCGGCGCGAGCCCGACCCAGGCAGTCGGTGAGAGCGGCCTGCTCGGCCTCGCGGCCCACCAGCGGCAGGCCCTCCTCGGTTCCCGCGGTCCCCCGGCCGAGGAGCCGGAAGGCCGCTACCGGGACCGGGCGGTCCTTCACGGTCAGCGAGCCGAGGTCGGCGAACACGAACTCCTCACCCACCAGCGCTCGGGTGGAGGCGCCCACGTAGACCTCCCCCGCCGGTGCGAGAGCCTGCAGACGCTGGGCGAGGATGACCGACTCACCCAGGACGGCGTAGTCCATCCGCGCCGTCCACCCGACGGTCCGGGCCACCACCGGCCCGGTGCTCACCCCGACGTGCAGCCGCAGCTCGTCGGCCGACCCGGTCGGGACGAGCCCGACCAGCCGGGTCAGTTCGGCCCGCATGTCCAGGGCCGCGTGGAGCGCCCGCGCCGCGTCGTCCTCGTGGGCCACCGGCGCGCCGAACAGAGCCAGCAACGCGTCGCCGGCGAACTTCTCCACGTGCCCGTCGTAGCGACCGACGACCCCCGCCAGCCCGGCGAGGACCGGGTCGACCACGCTCTGCAGCTCCTCGGCGTCGAGCCGGCCGGCGAGCGCGGCGAAGCCGGAGAGGTCCGCGAAGACGGCGGTGACGAGGCGGCGCTCCTCCTCGGGACGTCCACCCTCGAGCGTGATCCGGTCCGCCACCTGCCGGCCGACGAAGCCGCGCAGGAGCTCGACCAGGGCGTCGGGACCGTCAGCGCCGTCGGTC contains these protein-coding regions:
- a CDS encoding ATP-binding protein; its protein translation is MPGAEDRFCASCGRPLEAGTASPHEGPPVELLADPTDGADGPDALVELLRGFVGRQVADRITLEGGRPEEERRLVTAVFADLSGFAALAGRLDAEELQSVVDPVLAGLAGVVGRYDGHVEKFAGDALLALFGAPVAHEDDAARALHAALDMRAELTRLVGLVPTGSADELRLHVGVSTGPVVARTVGWTARMDYAVLGESVILAQRLQALAPAGEVYVGASTRALVGEEFVFADLGSLTVKDRPVPVAAFRLLGRGTAGTEEGLPLVGREAEQAALTDCLGRARAGEGVVVRVSGPPGSGKSRLLAEVGRAARVGGATVVELLGAVHAQSPYRCVLPLVASALQHRYPDAEDRLDALAADDAAPADVGLTAVLVGRAGAGDALDPRSPDLVRRQLDAAVRAWLLDLVTRGPVVLLADGLQSFDTASAEVLGQLVDDPVAGVLLCLGTRDEDGPRTGTSLRLPELGAGDVRELVAAELGLVPDDRLVAHVSERGQGNPLMVRETVRQLRLERLLEERHGFARLVTGAHTVPATLEGLLAARLDALPPAVAQVATTAAVIGLTVPPALLREVTGLSPESCARQVDALVRADVLRAAPADGVSGTVAVWRFENALVRDLLVARLTTRRRQRLHARVADALGAVDEPSEEVVALRAEHLYLAGDLAGALPWLRRAAVHARRLLAQDSAVLALTRAVQAARSVAPEALAELATDLADVWAERGEHARARELYREARRRGGDARSWAGEASVLRREGRYADALALLDEADAARAGGDVRLLANERSWALSVSGDLEGAVGALQVGLDAGDPTDGVAGLLLLQLVRAETLLGQLPSAREHVRRAIDNLERAGDRAGLCTAFRLLGSLQQTSGELDAAATTLIEGLRLATQAGLMEEMGGCQLNLGLVHADRGDHRAAEDAYRLAGITFEQAGIEAGRAMAYGNRACELFLLGEHDRSRTLARRALALAEQVGNQLTAADVHQTLALVAEATGDLVTAHREAEAAVAGFERAGLAVAAGPSRELAERCAP